In Vespa velutina chromosome 1, iVesVel2.1, whole genome shotgun sequence, the following proteins share a genomic window:
- the LOC124947430 gene encoding intersectin-1 isoform X19: protein MANTQTPGMDPWMIQPRERTKYQEQFDSLRPINGIITGEQAKGLLLRSQLPSVVLGQIWALSDTDADGKMDINEFCIACKLITLKLRGFEIPKTLPPSLIQSLKSVSTTGNNAIGLTNGAATIPTQNNIASLVNLGGTGGVSVQPLVGMVPVSTPPARPLIGPPSNGTTGRPATPASPMTLPASRQNRQNVATNIHATTHTPSKPPARPAPPSVGIVPSTSTPSTGPPQRPTPPSSIGTNFATATNVPPPPKPAPPSFPNSPVAAMSPAKVLPTAATAIIPPIQSIQQIQPMTTSAIDLLDLDLSEGILRKKRLYSAPAVAPIAPLNTNPTPIAAFGMGQTMPMQPLCTGMVAPMTGGSTIIPSIAPMATGTGVVSTSPVVGLPLVSSTTSGVPPVNGTTVHTPVSTCTPLSTTARPPSIDRVGSVDSQHSQHSVGSPQSIEWAVPHQTKLKYTQLFNTWDRTRSGFLSGPQARNIMVQSQLPQSILARIWSLADMDSDGRLGCDEFVLAMHLCDLAKAGEQIPNTLPLELIPPTFRRQRQGSLTQSQGSIESVDPSAGMPQTSFEDKRKENFEKGQAELERRRKALLEIQRKEQEERERKEREEAEKQEKIKMEQERRRQAEIEKQMLRQKEIEQEKEEQRKRAHEQREAARKEMERQRHLEWEKQKSQELQAQRQKEQDVLLKLKAKNQTLTIELGTLNDKVKELSQKICDTRVGVSSVKTTIDGMRSTRDSQLQEMTALKNKLREQNQRLLALSQEKARIEAKNKLNAAQDTAGQEAIKMAFDNKQITLKQMKDKIADLQQQIDAKMSDIENNNGQLEDIKTQMKNLVADCKKLYVTFEDKKTKILELRASIGTGVATDYTTSAWGDSAWGDTGTTINDNDWPVNDTAIITNITEKPNAEVMKYRALYEFVARNQDEISFQPGDIILVPPVQNAEPGWMAGEIRGHTGWFPESYVEPIDSNASTDSTFMQQDSMEKRTLEGIAEVPENVSDAGSLGGEAPTVEAIVPTLGLGVVCNIQATALYQYRPTAEQHLSLDKGDAINVIEQQNDWWYGELSNGSKGWFPKSYVKETTTNGKDLIASVDDGLNEYYVALYQYASTETGDLSFNQGEVILVIKKEGDWWTGCIGDKTGIFPSNYVEKCDAPTQDIPLSTNAIEQNTTVITNAIESQEDKTVTTTQTPSQLEKTAEQLEDERAAAEDKAELPDFTAMSAQQYHKRGRKPEIVQVIAPYQATSAEQLDLQRGQLIMIRKKTDSGWWEGELQARGKKRQIGWFPASYVKPLTSSSNRSTPVSHGYQDSPTDPNVERVMALYPYQAQNEDELTFEKGDVITVLAKDEATWWKGELNGVSGVFPSNYVSPMSSKLTTELLLARLDPMERKRQEYIKELITTEQAYIEDMRLVHEVFEKPLIESLVLTLDEVDKIFVNWRDIIACNDNFLRTLRIRRENSEGGIVRMIGDILCENIPRMSAYIRFCSCQISAAVYLQRLTETLPEFVEVAHACQQDPRTKGMPLSSFLIKPMQRITKYPLIINKILEHTPHDHPDRQYLQEALAKAEEFCTQVNEGVREKENSDRLEWLQNHVVCDGLEEPLVFNSLTNSLGPRKLLHYGILHKAKSGKELVSFLTNDFLLFAQPTKSLPSGQQFSFERNEHQRFKMYRKPIFLNELSLLSDLDTSGSGSGSINGFEISDNTSKTLRLRDSKKPIILVVPSASECSLWMKRITEARKTFMENEKTRLQKQRSRDHLSAIFD from the exons gGCACTATCGGATACAGATGCAGATGGAAAGATGGACATAAATGAGTTTTGCATTGCTTGTAAATTGATCACTCTAAAACTACGAGGATTTGAAATTCCTAAAACATTACCTCCATCTCTTATTCAAAGTTTAAAATCTGTTTCCACCA CAGGCAATAATGCAATTGGCTTAACTAATGGTGCAGCTACTATACCAACCCAAAATAACATTGCTTCCCTAGTTAATTTGGGTGGCACTGGAGGTGTATCAGTGCAACCATTAGTCGGCATGGTACCAGTTAGTACTCCTCCGGCACGTCCTTTGATAGGTCCGCCATCCAATGGAACAACAGGACGTCCAGCTACACCTGCATCACCCATGACTTTACCAG CATCGCGACAAAATAGACAGAATGTGGCCACCAATATACATGCCACAACTCACACACCATCAAAGCCACCTGCTCGACCTGCACCACCCTCTGTGG GAATCGTGCCTTCCACAAGTACACCAAGCACTGGTCCACCTCAAAGACCAACACCACCTTCTAGTATTG GAACTAATTTTGCAACTGCCACAAATGTTCCACCACCACCAAAGCCAGCACCACCTTCATTTCCAAATAGTCCAGTTGCTGCAATGTCTCCAGCCAAAGTTCTACCGACTGCTGCTACAGCTATTATACCTCCTATTCAATCAATTCAACAAATACAGCCAATGACGACTTCTGCTATAG attTACTCGATCTTGATTTATCAGAAGGTatactaagaaaaaaaagattgtacA GTGCCCCAGCAGTAGCTCCAATTGCACCTTTAAATACGAATCCAACGCCAATTGCTGCCTTTGGTATGGGACAAACAATGCCAATGCAACCACTCTGTACTGGCATGGTTGCTCCAATGACAGGAGGGAGTACTATTATACCATCCATTGCTCCAATGGCTACtg GTACAGGTGTTGTATCGACATCTCCAGTTGTAGGTCTGCCATTAGTATCTTCAACAACAAGTGGTGTGCCGCCGGTAAATGGTACAACTGTTCATACACCAGTATCCACGTGTACACCATTAAGTACAACTGCTAGACCACCAAGTATAGATAGAGTGGGTTCTGTAGATTCTCAGCATAGTCAACATTCAGTTGGATCTCCACAATCTATAGAATGGGCTGTACCTcatcaaacaaaattaaaatatactcaattatttaatacctGGGATAGGACAAGATCTGGATTTTTGTCTGGGCCTCAAGCCAGGAACATAATGGTGCAGTCACAATTACCTCAATCAATACTAGCACGTATAtg GTCATTAGCAGATATGGATTCCGATGGTCGCTTAGGTTGTGACGAATTTGTATTGGCAATGCATTTATGTGATTTAGCTAAAGCAGGTGAACAAATTCCCAATACTCTTCCATTGGAACTTATTCCTCCCACATTTAGACGACAACGTCAAGGTAGCTTGACACAATCACAAGGTTCTATAGAAAGTGTCGATCCATCTGCTGGTATGCCACAG aCTTCATTTGAAGACAAACGAAAGGAGAACTTTGAAAAAGGACAAGCAGAACTAGAACGTAGACGTAAAGCTCTTTTAGAAATTCAGCGAAAAGAACAAGAGGAACgtgaacgaaaagagagagaagaagcagaaaaacaagaaaagattaa aaTGGAGCAAGAAAGACGTCGACAAGCGGAAATTGAGAAACAAATGTTAAGGCAAAAAGAAATCgaacaagaaaaggaagaacaacGAAAACGTGCTCATGAACAGAGAGAAGCTGCAAGAaa agaaatgGAGAGACAAAGACACTTAGAATGGGAAAAACAGAAATCGCAGGAACTTCAAGCACagagacaaaaagaacaaGATGTTTTACTTAAATTAAAAGCGAAGAACCAAACTTTAACTATAGAGCTTGGAACATtg AATGATAAAGTGAAAGAATTATCGCAAAAGATTTGTGATACCCGGGTTGGTGTCTCAAGTGTAAAAACAACAATCGATGGAATGAGATCAACTCGCGATTCACAATTGCAAGAAATGACagcgttaaaaaataaacttcgTGAACAAAATCAAAGGTTACTAGCACTTAGTCAGGAAAAAGCAAGAATAGAagcaaagaataaattaaatgctGCTCAAGATACAGCAGGACAGGAAGCAATAAAAATGGCATTCGATAACAAACAAATAACTCTCAAgcaaatgaaagataaaattgcTGATTTGCAACAACAG aTTGATGCTAAAATGTctgatatagaaaataataatggtcaacttgaagatataaaaacgcaaatgaaaaatttagtagcagattgtaaaaaattatacgttACATTTGAggataagaaaacaaaaattttagaaCTTAGGGCAAGTATTGGAACAGGTGTTGCAACAGATTATACAACATCAGCATGGGGTGACAGTGCTTGGGGCGACACTGGAACTACAATTAATGACAATGATTGGCCTGTCAACGATACCgctattattacaaatataacaGAAAAGCCTAATGCGGAAGTTATGAAATATAGAGCATTATATGAATTTGTAGCAAGGAATCAAGACGAAATATCATTTCAACCTGGTGATATTATTTTG GTACCACCTGTTCAAAATGCAGAACCTGGATGGATGGCTGGTGAAATACGTGGTCATACCGGTTGGTTCCCGGAATCGTATGTCGAACCAATAGATTCTAATGCTAGTACTGACAGCACATTTATGCAGCAGGATAGCATGGAAAAGCGAACATTAGA AGGTATTGCTGAAGTTCCCGAAAATGTATCTGATGCAGGATCTCTCGGTGGTGAAGCTCCTACAGTTGAAGCTATAGTACCAACCTTAGGATTAGGTGTTGTCTGTAATATACAAGCAACTGCTTTATATCAGTATCGTCCTACTGCAGAACAACATCTTTCTTTAGATAAAGGAGATGCTATTAATGTCATTGAGCAACAG aatgaTTGGTGGTATGGTGAATTAAGTAATGGAAGTAAAGGTTGGTTCCCTAAATCGTATGTGAAAGAAACTACCACTAATGGTAAAGATCTTATTGCTTCTGTGGATGATGGTCTCAATGAATATTATGTTGCACTTTACCAATATGCTTCAACTGAAACTGGTGATCTTAGTTTTAATCAAGGTGAAGTTATTTTAGTCatcaaaaaagaaggagattgGTGGACAGGATGCATAGGAGACAAAACTGGAATTTTTCCTTCCAATTATGTAGAGAAATGTGATGCACCTACTCAG gATATTCCTTTGTCTACTAATGCTATTGAACAAAATACCACTGTAATTACTAATGCAATAGAAAGTCAAGAAGATAAAACTGTTACCACGACGCAAACGCCATCA CAATTGGAAAAAACTGCAGAACAGCTCGAAGATGAGAGAGCAGCTGCAGAAGATAAAGCAGAATTACCTGACTTCACTGCTATGTCTGCTCAACAG TATCATAAG agagggagaaagccTGAAATTGTACAAGTTATTGCACCCTATCAAGCTACTAGTGCTGAACAGTTAGATTTACAAAGAGgacaattaataatgatacgtAAAAAGACGGATAGTGGATGGTGGGAAGGAGAACTTcag GCACgtggaaaaaagagacaaattgGTTGGTTCCCAGCATCTTATGTTAAACCATTAACTAGTAGCAGTAACAGAAGTACACCTGTTTCTCACGGATATCAAGATTCACCAACGGATCCAAATGTTG AACGTGTTATGGCTCTGTATCCATACCAAGCACAAAATGAAGATGAGTTAACGTTTGAGAAAGGTGATGTTATAACAGTGCTTGCCAAAGATGAAGCAACATGGTGGAAAGGCGAATTGAATGGAGTTTCTGGAGTCTTTCCTAGCAATTATGTCTCTCCTATGT CAAGTAAGCTGACAACTGAACTATTGCTGGCAAGGCTTGATCCAATGGAGAGAAAACGTCAAGAGTATATAAAAGAACTTATTACAACTGAACAAGCATATATAGAAGATATGAGGCTAGTACATGAG GTATTTGAGAAACCTCTTATTGAAAGTCTAGTTTTAACTTTAGATGAGGTGGATAAAATCTTTGTAAACTGGAGAGATATTATAGCCtgtaatgataattttttaag aactttaagaataagaagagaaaacagtGAAGGTGGAATTGTTAGAATGATTGGTGATATTTTATGTGAAAAT ATACCGAGAATGTCAGCTTATATAAGATTTTGTAGTTGTCAAATATCTGCTGCTGTATATCTTCAACGATTAACAGAAACTTTACCAGAATTTGTTGAAGTTGCACATGCTTGTCAGCAAGATCCAAGAACCAAAGGAATGCCACTTAGTTCATTTTTGATTAAACCTATGCAAAGGATTACCAAATATccacttattattaataaa ATTTTAGAACACACGCCACATGATCATCCAGATAGACAATATCTTCAAGAAGCATTAGCCAAAGCAGAAGAGTTTTGTACACAA gTTAATGAAGGTgtgagggaaaaagaaaatagtgatAGACTAGAATGGTTGCAAAATCATGTCGTATGTGATGGTCTTGAAGAACCACTtgtatttaattctttaaccAATTCACTAGGAccaagaaaattattacattatggTATTCTTCATAAG GCCAAAAGTGGAAAAGAACTTGTTAGTTTTCTAACaaacgattttttattatttgcgcAACCGACGAAATCTTTGCCAAGTGGACAACAATTTTCGTTTGAACGTAACGAACATCAACGatttaaaatgtatagaaag CCGATATTTCTTAATGAATTATCATTGCTATCCGATTTAGATACAAGTGGAAGTGGAAGTGGAAGTATAAATGGATTTGAAATCTCAGATAATACATCCAAAACTTTGAGACTTAGAGATTCAAAAAAGCCAATAATATTGGTGGTACCATCCGCGAGTGAATGTTCATTATGGATGAAAAGAATTACAGAAGCACGCAAAACATTTATGGAAAATGAGAAGACTCGTTTACAGAAACAGCGATCTA
- the LOC124947430 gene encoding intersectin-1 isoform X21, translating to MANTQTPGMDPWMIQPRERTKYQEQFDSLRPINGIITGEQAKGLLLRSQLPSVVLGQIWALSDTDADGKMDINEFCIACKLITLKLRGFEIPKTLPPSLIQSLKSVSTTGNNAIGLTNGAATIPTQNNIASLVNLGGTGGVSVQPLVGMVPVSTPPARPLIGPPSNGTTGRPATPASPMTLPASRQNRQNVATNIHATTHTPSKPPARPAPPSVGIVPSTSTPSTGPPQRPTPPSSIGTNFATATNVPPPPKPAPPSFPNSPVAAMSPAKVLPTAATAIIPPIQSIQQIQPMTTSAIDLLDLDLSEGILRKKRLYSAPAVAPIAPLNTNPTPIAAFGMGQTMPMQPLCTGMVAPMTGGSTIIPSIAPMATGTGVVSTSPVVGLPLVSSTTSGVPPVNGTTVHTPVSTCTPLSTTARPPSIDRVGSVDSQHSQHSVGSPQSIEWAVPHQTKLKYTQLFNTWDRTRSGFLSGPQARNIMVQSQLPQSILARIWSLADMDSDGRLGCDEFVLAMHLCDLAKAGEQIPNTLPLELIPPTFRRQRQGSLTQSQGSIESVDPSAGMPQTSFEDKRKENFEKGQAELERRRKALLEIQRKEQEERERKEREEAEKQEKIKMEQERRRQAEIEKQMLRQKEIEQEKEEQRKRAHEQREAARKEMERQRHLEWEKQKSQELQAQRQKEQDVLLKLKAKNQTLTIELGTLNDKVKELSQKICDTRVGVSSVKTTIDGMRSTRDSQLQEMTALKNKLREQNQRLLALSQEKARIEAKNKLNAAQDTAGQEAIKMAFDNKQITLKQMKDKIADLQQQIDAKMSDIENNNGQLEDIKTQMKNLVADCKKLYVTFEDKKTKILELRASIGTGVATDYTTSAWGDSAWGDTGTTINDNDWPVNDTAIITNITEKPNAEVMKYRALYEFVARNQDEISFQPGDIILVPPVQNAEPGWMAGEIRGHTGWFPESYVEPIDSNASTDSTFMQQDSMEKRTLEGIAEVPENVSDAGSLGGEAPTVEAIVPTLGLGVVCNIQATALYQYRPTAEQHLSLDKGDAINVIEQQNDWWYGELSNGSKGWFPKSYVKETTTNGKDLIASVDDGLNEYYVALYQYASTETGDLSFNQGEVILVIKKEGDWWTGCIGDKTGIFPSNYVEKCDAPTQDIPLSTNAIEQNTTVITNAIESQEDKTVTTTQTPSQLEKTAEQLEDERAAAEDKAELPDFTAMSAQQYHKRGRKPEIVQVIAPYQATSAEQLDLQRGQLIMIRKKTDSGWWEGELQARGKKRQIGWFPASYVKPLTSSSNRSTPVSHGYQDSPTDPNVERVMALYPYQAQNEDELTFEKGDVITVLAKDEATWWKGELNGVSGVFPSNYVSPMSSKLTTELLLARLDPMERKRQEYIKELITTEQAYIEDMRLVHEVFEKPLIESLVLTLDEVDKIFVNWRDIIACNDNFLRTLRIRRENSEGGIVRMIGDILCENIPRMSAYIRFCSCQISAAVYLQRLTETLPEFVEVAHACQQDPRTKGMPLSSFLIKPMQRITKYPLIINKILEHTPHDHPDRQYLQEALAKAEEFCTQVNEGVREKENSDRLEWLQNHVVCDGLEEPLVFNSLTNSLGPRKLLHYGILHKAKSGKELVSFLTNDFLLFAQPTKSLPSGQQFSFERNEHQRFKMYRKIQVEVEVEV from the exons gGCACTATCGGATACAGATGCAGATGGAAAGATGGACATAAATGAGTTTTGCATTGCTTGTAAATTGATCACTCTAAAACTACGAGGATTTGAAATTCCTAAAACATTACCTCCATCTCTTATTCAAAGTTTAAAATCTGTTTCCACCA CAGGCAATAATGCAATTGGCTTAACTAATGGTGCAGCTACTATACCAACCCAAAATAACATTGCTTCCCTAGTTAATTTGGGTGGCACTGGAGGTGTATCAGTGCAACCATTAGTCGGCATGGTACCAGTTAGTACTCCTCCGGCACGTCCTTTGATAGGTCCGCCATCCAATGGAACAACAGGACGTCCAGCTACACCTGCATCACCCATGACTTTACCAG CATCGCGACAAAATAGACAGAATGTGGCCACCAATATACATGCCACAACTCACACACCATCAAAGCCACCTGCTCGACCTGCACCACCCTCTGTGG GAATCGTGCCTTCCACAAGTACACCAAGCACTGGTCCACCTCAAAGACCAACACCACCTTCTAGTATTG GAACTAATTTTGCAACTGCCACAAATGTTCCACCACCACCAAAGCCAGCACCACCTTCATTTCCAAATAGTCCAGTTGCTGCAATGTCTCCAGCCAAAGTTCTACCGACTGCTGCTACAGCTATTATACCTCCTATTCAATCAATTCAACAAATACAGCCAATGACGACTTCTGCTATAG attTACTCGATCTTGATTTATCAGAAGGTatactaagaaaaaaaagattgtacA GTGCCCCAGCAGTAGCTCCAATTGCACCTTTAAATACGAATCCAACGCCAATTGCTGCCTTTGGTATGGGACAAACAATGCCAATGCAACCACTCTGTACTGGCATGGTTGCTCCAATGACAGGAGGGAGTACTATTATACCATCCATTGCTCCAATGGCTACtg GTACAGGTGTTGTATCGACATCTCCAGTTGTAGGTCTGCCATTAGTATCTTCAACAACAAGTGGTGTGCCGCCGGTAAATGGTACAACTGTTCATACACCAGTATCCACGTGTACACCATTAAGTACAACTGCTAGACCACCAAGTATAGATAGAGTGGGTTCTGTAGATTCTCAGCATAGTCAACATTCAGTTGGATCTCCACAATCTATAGAATGGGCTGTACCTcatcaaacaaaattaaaatatactcaattatttaatacctGGGATAGGACAAGATCTGGATTTTTGTCTGGGCCTCAAGCCAGGAACATAATGGTGCAGTCACAATTACCTCAATCAATACTAGCACGTATAtg GTCATTAGCAGATATGGATTCCGATGGTCGCTTAGGTTGTGACGAATTTGTATTGGCAATGCATTTATGTGATTTAGCTAAAGCAGGTGAACAAATTCCCAATACTCTTCCATTGGAACTTATTCCTCCCACATTTAGACGACAACGTCAAGGTAGCTTGACACAATCACAAGGTTCTATAGAAAGTGTCGATCCATCTGCTGGTATGCCACAG aCTTCATTTGAAGACAAACGAAAGGAGAACTTTGAAAAAGGACAAGCAGAACTAGAACGTAGACGTAAAGCTCTTTTAGAAATTCAGCGAAAAGAACAAGAGGAACgtgaacgaaaagagagagaagaagcagaaaaacaagaaaagattaa aaTGGAGCAAGAAAGACGTCGACAAGCGGAAATTGAGAAACAAATGTTAAGGCAAAAAGAAATCgaacaagaaaaggaagaacaacGAAAACGTGCTCATGAACAGAGAGAAGCTGCAAGAaa agaaatgGAGAGACAAAGACACTTAGAATGGGAAAAACAGAAATCGCAGGAACTTCAAGCACagagacaaaaagaacaaGATGTTTTACTTAAATTAAAAGCGAAGAACCAAACTTTAACTATAGAGCTTGGAACATtg AATGATAAAGTGAAAGAATTATCGCAAAAGATTTGTGATACCCGGGTTGGTGTCTCAAGTGTAAAAACAACAATCGATGGAATGAGATCAACTCGCGATTCACAATTGCAAGAAATGACagcgttaaaaaataaacttcgTGAACAAAATCAAAGGTTACTAGCACTTAGTCAGGAAAAAGCAAGAATAGAagcaaagaataaattaaatgctGCTCAAGATACAGCAGGACAGGAAGCAATAAAAATGGCATTCGATAACAAACAAATAACTCTCAAgcaaatgaaagataaaattgcTGATTTGCAACAACAG aTTGATGCTAAAATGTctgatatagaaaataataatggtcaacttgaagatataaaaacgcaaatgaaaaatttagtagcagattgtaaaaaattatacgttACATTTGAggataagaaaacaaaaattttagaaCTTAGGGCAAGTATTGGAACAGGTGTTGCAACAGATTATACAACATCAGCATGGGGTGACAGTGCTTGGGGCGACACTGGAACTACAATTAATGACAATGATTGGCCTGTCAACGATACCgctattattacaaatataacaGAAAAGCCTAATGCGGAAGTTATGAAATATAGAGCATTATATGAATTTGTAGCAAGGAATCAAGACGAAATATCATTTCAACCTGGTGATATTATTTTG GTACCACCTGTTCAAAATGCAGAACCTGGATGGATGGCTGGTGAAATACGTGGTCATACCGGTTGGTTCCCGGAATCGTATGTCGAACCAATAGATTCTAATGCTAGTACTGACAGCACATTTATGCAGCAGGATAGCATGGAAAAGCGAACATTAGA AGGTATTGCTGAAGTTCCCGAAAATGTATCTGATGCAGGATCTCTCGGTGGTGAAGCTCCTACAGTTGAAGCTATAGTACCAACCTTAGGATTAGGTGTTGTCTGTAATATACAAGCAACTGCTTTATATCAGTATCGTCCTACTGCAGAACAACATCTTTCTTTAGATAAAGGAGATGCTATTAATGTCATTGAGCAACAG aatgaTTGGTGGTATGGTGAATTAAGTAATGGAAGTAAAGGTTGGTTCCCTAAATCGTATGTGAAAGAAACTACCACTAATGGTAAAGATCTTATTGCTTCTGTGGATGATGGTCTCAATGAATATTATGTTGCACTTTACCAATATGCTTCAACTGAAACTGGTGATCTTAGTTTTAATCAAGGTGAAGTTATTTTAGTCatcaaaaaagaaggagattgGTGGACAGGATGCATAGGAGACAAAACTGGAATTTTTCCTTCCAATTATGTAGAGAAATGTGATGCACCTACTCAG gATATTCCTTTGTCTACTAATGCTATTGAACAAAATACCACTGTAATTACTAATGCAATAGAAAGTCAAGAAGATAAAACTGTTACCACGACGCAAACGCCATCA CAATTGGAAAAAACTGCAGAACAGCTCGAAGATGAGAGAGCAGCTGCAGAAGATAAAGCAGAATTACCTGACTTCACTGCTATGTCTGCTCAACAG TATCATAAG agagggagaaagccTGAAATTGTACAAGTTATTGCACCCTATCAAGCTACTAGTGCTGAACAGTTAGATTTACAAAGAGgacaattaataatgatacgtAAAAAGACGGATAGTGGATGGTGGGAAGGAGAACTTcag GCACgtggaaaaaagagacaaattgGTTGGTTCCCAGCATCTTATGTTAAACCATTAACTAGTAGCAGTAACAGAAGTACACCTGTTTCTCACGGATATCAAGATTCACCAACGGATCCAAATGTTG AACGTGTTATGGCTCTGTATCCATACCAAGCACAAAATGAAGATGAGTTAACGTTTGAGAAAGGTGATGTTATAACAGTGCTTGCCAAAGATGAAGCAACATGGTGGAAAGGCGAATTGAATGGAGTTTCTGGAGTCTTTCCTAGCAATTATGTCTCTCCTATGT CAAGTAAGCTGACAACTGAACTATTGCTGGCAAGGCTTGATCCAATGGAGAGAAAACGTCAAGAGTATATAAAAGAACTTATTACAACTGAACAAGCATATATAGAAGATATGAGGCTAGTACATGAG GTATTTGAGAAACCTCTTATTGAAAGTCTAGTTTTAACTTTAGATGAGGTGGATAAAATCTTTGTAAACTGGAGAGATATTATAGCCtgtaatgataattttttaag aactttaagaataagaagagaaaacagtGAAGGTGGAATTGTTAGAATGATTGGTGATATTTTATGTGAAAAT ATACCGAGAATGTCAGCTTATATAAGATTTTGTAGTTGTCAAATATCTGCTGCTGTATATCTTCAACGATTAACAGAAACTTTACCAGAATTTGTTGAAGTTGCACATGCTTGTCAGCAAGATCCAAGAACCAAAGGAATGCCACTTAGTTCATTTTTGATTAAACCTATGCAAAGGATTACCAAATATccacttattattaataaa ATTTTAGAACACACGCCACATGATCATCCAGATAGACAATATCTTCAAGAAGCATTAGCCAAAGCAGAAGAGTTTTGTACACAA gTTAATGAAGGTgtgagggaaaaagaaaatagtgatAGACTAGAATGGTTGCAAAATCATGTCGTATGTGATGGTCTTGAAGAACCACTtgtatttaattctttaaccAATTCACTAGGAccaagaaaattattacattatggTATTCTTCATAAG GCCAAAAGTGGAAAAGAACTTGTTAGTTTTCTAACaaacgattttttattatttgcgcAACCGACGAAATCTTTGCCAAGTGGACAACAATTTTCGTTTGAACGTAACGAACATCAACGatttaaaatgtatagaaag ATACAAGTGGAAGTGGAAGTGGAAGTATAA